CGCGGGGTTCCTCGTGCTCGGCGGGCTGCTCGCGCTGTCGGTGCCGAAGCAACTGGTCGACAAGTGACGCAGCGCGCGCTCGTGCGCGAGGCCAATCGCGGCAAATCGGCGTGGTTCGTCACGAGCGAGGACGACCTGCTGCGCAGGCTCGGCGCATAGCGCAGCCGGGCCGGCTCGCAACAGCCAAAAAAATGCCCCGAAAGCCGATTGGCGTTCGGGGCATGTTGCGCAGTGCTGCGGGCCGCCTGCGGCAGGCGGCCTCGGCCCGCGTCAGACCACGGTGATCGCGAGCGCGCTTTCGCGGTAGTGCTTCGCGGCCTTGTCGGTTTCGCCGAGATGCTCGAACAGGCGCGCGAGCGCGCGATGCGCACGCACCTTCAGCGCCTCGTTGTCGGCCAGCTTCAGTGCCGATTCAAGGAACGACTGCGCCTTGCCCCACAGCTGCTGCTGCTGGCAGAGGCGGCCGAGCGCGAACAGCAGGTCGGCATCTTCCGGGTGATCCTTCTTCCACCCTTCCGCCTTCTGGATCAGCGGCAGCGCATCGGCGCCGGCCGTGTCCGGGTAACGGCGCAGCAGGCGCGCGTCCCAGTTGTGCGCGAGCGCGTCCTCGACGATGCGGCGCGCTTCGTTGCGGCGCTCGAGCGACACGAGCAGATCGGCCGCGAGATCGGCAAGACGCGGCGACTGGCGCTCGATCGGCGACAGCGACTGCCACACCTCGAGCAGCGCGTCCGGGTCGTGCCGGCGTTCGCGCAGCAGGTTTTCCGCGGCCTGCTGGCGCAGCCGCACGGCCGCGGCCGGATGCAGCGCCTCGCGCTTCTCGAGCGCCTTCGTGAGCTTCAGCACCTCGGTCCAGTTCTTTAACTGCTGCTGCGCACGCAGTGCGACCTGCTGCGCATGGATGCGCTTGCCGCCCGCCTGCAAGTCGGCCAGCGCGGCGAGCGCACCGTCGGCATCGCGTGCGTCCGCGCGCATGTCGGCCGCGGCGAGCAAACGTGCGTCCTGCCATTCGGGCGCGTCGACCTTCGACAGCCAGTCGTCGCGGCGCGTGTACTCGTGCATCCGGTGCGCGGCGGTGGCCGCGACCAGACTCGCCGCGCCCTGGTTCGCGTCGACCGACAGCGCTTCACGCGCGGCCTTCTCCGCGCGCGAGAAGCGGCCCGCGTACAGGTTCGCGATCGCGTCGCGCAGCGACGCCTGCGCCTTCTGGTTGCGCGAACGCGCGCGATACGCGGCGACCCGCTGCGGCATGCGCCAGATGTTGCGCACGATGCGCAGCAGCGCGTACATGACGATAAACAGCACGACGACGGCGATCACGAACAGGTTCAGCGACACGTCGATCCGGTACGGCGGATAGACGAGCAGCACCTGCCCCGCGTCGAAACGGCCGACGGTGGCGAGCGCCGCGGCGATCGCGAACAGGACCGCGAGCCAGACGATTCCTCGAAGCGTCATCGTTACCCCCGGCTCTTGAACTGCTGAACGGCGTTCAGGCTCGTGTTCAGGTTCGGCACCGCGACCGTCAGCGATGCGCCGTCAACCTGCTTGAGCAGATCCTCGACGGTCTGCGTGTCCTTCGACGCCTGATCGAAATACTTCCCGAGCGACGCCTGCGCGGCGTGCAGGTCGGCCTTCATCGCACTGTCGTTGCGCGCGAGCAGCGACAGCCGCGCGGTGAGCAGGCGCAGTTTCACGTTCTCGCGCACGAAGTATCCCTGGTCGGGCGACGCGAGCATCGCGTCCGCGTTGTCGATCCGGCGCACCTGCACGAGACCCTTCAGCTGCTGGCCGAGACCGGCCGAGAAGTCGTGCCACCACACCTTCCAGCGCGGCTCGCCGGCCACGGCCGACGACGCGGCGTCGACCGGCGCGGCCTTCGGCGCCGCGTGCGGCACGATCGCTTCGCCGGAGAGCGGCAGTGCGTCGATCTTGCCGATCGCGTCGTCGAGCTTGATCGCGAGGCCCGTGAGATCGGCCGCCGGCGCGGCCTTCAGCTTCTCGATGTCCAGCGCGAGCGCCTTGCGCACCGTGACGGCCTGTGCGCTCTGCGATGTCGCGAGACGCGCGTCGGCATTCTGCAGCGCGATCAGCGCGAGCTGCGTGTTACCCGTCAGCTGAAGCTGCTGGCTCGCGCTCGACAGCATCTGGTCGACTTCCTCGAGCATCCACGCATCGCGGTTGCGCGACAGGTCCTGGTATTGCTGCTGCAGCGCCTGCTGCGCGCTCTGCGCGTCGGCGAGCTTGCCGTCGAGCTGCGCGAGCTGCGTGTCGACCTGGTGCGTGCTCGCGAGCGCCTGTTCGGTCTTCAGGCGCGTCTCGGCCGTCTGCGCGTCGAGCGCCTTCTGGCGCGTGACGAACGTGCCGTCGAGCCGGTCGATCTTGCGGTTCAGCGCATAGCCACCGACACCCGCCGCGCAGCCGAGCACGACGACGACGAACCACAGCACCGCGCTGCCGCCGCGGCGCGCGGGCGGTTCGGACGCCATGTAAGGAGGGCGGGACGGCGGTGCGGAGGCCGCGGCCGGCTGGGAAGCGACGCTTTTGGAATCGTTGGTATCTGTCATGCGTTTAGTCACCGGTGCGGCTGTCGCCGGTTGGACGGCCTCGTCGGCCATCGTTCGAAACGCGCGGACGATGCGCTCATCGCCCGCGCCGGTCAGCGTAATCCTATCAAAACCCAATGCGCGCGCGGTCTGCTCGATCCGCGGATGCGGCGTCACGAGCGGCGCATGCTTCAGTGCGTCGATCTCCGCGTCGTTCAGGTGCGCCCGCGCGAGTTCGTGCAGGTTGCGCACGCCTTCCGAGCTCGTGACGAGCCACGCATGCGGTTCACCGCCGAGCAGCACGTGCACGCGCTCCCACGCACCGATGCGCGGCTCGGGCACGACGCGCCGGTACGCGGCGACGAGCGTGACGTCCGCGCCGGCCTCGCGCAGCCGGTCGGCGAGCCATTCGCGCCCGCCGTCGCCGCGCACGATCAGCACGCGTTTGCCGGCCAGTGCCTGCGCGCCGCCGAACGCAGCCTCGATGCACACGAACAGGCTTTCGGAATCGTAATGCGGCACGCCGCCGTCGGCCGGCGCCTGCGGCGCGATCACGCGATGCGCGGGCGCCGCGATGCCGTGACGCTCGAGCGCCGCGACGCTGCCGGGCCCGACCACGCCAACCGGCAGCGCGTTCGGCCAGATCGCGCCGTACTGCGCAAGCGCGCGGTCGATCGCGTTCGGCGACACGAAAATCACGAGCGCGTAGTCGGCGAGCGCCGCGAACGCGGCGTCGAGCGGCGCCGGATCGTCGATCGGTGCAATGTCGATCAGCGGGAATTCGAGCACGTCGCAGCCGGCCTCGGCCAGTTGCGACGCGAGCGCGTCCGACTGGCCGTCCGGGCGTGTCAGGACCGCGGTGAACGCGCGCGCGCCGCCCGCCATCAGGCGTCGCCCTTGCCGGCCTGCGAGCCCGCGAGCAGCGCCCGGACGATGTCGAGCGCGCCTTGCGCCTCGAGCTCGTCGGACACGGCGCGGCCGAGCGCGAGCGCATCGGCGACGGTCACGACGGCGCCGCACTCCTCGGCCGTCAGCACGCGCTTGCCGTCGGTCGTCGACACGCGGCCCGTCAGGTACAGTTCGCCCGCGCGCCACACCGCGTGCGCGGCGAGCGGCACCTCGCAGCTGCCGCCGAGCGCGCGCGACACCATCCGCTCGGCCTCGACCGCGAGCGCGGTCTGCCGGTCGTGCAGCGGTGCGAGCCATGCGGCGACGTCGTCGCGG
The nucleotide sequence above comes from Burkholderia pyrrocinia. Encoded proteins:
- a CDS encoding heme biosynthesis protein HemY — translated: MTLRGIVWLAVLFAIAAALATVGRFDAGQVLLVYPPYRIDVSLNLFVIAVVVLFIVMYALLRIVRNIWRMPQRVAAYRARSRNQKAQASLRDAIANLYAGRFSRAEKAAREALSVDANQGAASLVAATAAHRMHEYTRRDDWLSKVDAPEWQDARLLAAADMRADARDADGALAALADLQAGGKRIHAQQVALRAQQQLKNWTEVLKLTKALEKREALHPAAAVRLRQQAAENLLRERRHDPDALLEVWQSLSPIERQSPRLADLAADLLVSLERRNEARRIVEDALAHNWDARLLRRYPDTAGADALPLIQKAEGWKKDHPEDADLLFALGRLCQQQQLWGKAQSFLESALKLADNEALKVRAHRALARLFEHLGETDKAAKHYRESALAITVV
- the hemDX gene encoding fused uroporphyrinogen-III synthase HemD/membrane protein HemX, with product MAGGARAFTAVLTRPDGQSDALASQLAEAGCDVLEFPLIDIAPIDDPAPLDAAFAALADYALVIFVSPNAIDRALAQYGAIWPNALPVGVVGPGSVAALERHGIAAPAHRVIAPQAPADGGVPHYDSESLFVCIEAAFGGAQALAGKRVLIVRGDGGREWLADRLREAGADVTLVAAYRRVVPEPRIGAWERVHVLLGGEPHAWLVTSSEGVRNLHELARAHLNDAEIDALKHAPLVTPHPRIEQTARALGFDRITLTGAGDERIVRAFRTMADEAVQPATAAPVTKRMTDTNDSKSVASQPAAASAPPSRPPYMASEPPARRGGSAVLWFVVVVLGCAAGVGGYALNRKIDRLDGTFVTRQKALDAQTAETRLKTEQALASTHQVDTQLAQLDGKLADAQSAQQALQQQYQDLSRNRDAWMLEEVDQMLSSASQQLQLTGNTQLALIALQNADARLATSQSAQAVTVRKALALDIEKLKAAPAADLTGLAIKLDDAIGKIDALPLSGEAIVPHAAPKAAPVDAASSAVAGEPRWKVWWHDFSAGLGQQLKGLVQVRRIDNADAMLASPDQGYFVRENVKLRLLTARLSLLARNDSAMKADLHAAQASLGKYFDQASKDTQTVEDLLKQVDGASLTVAVPNLNTSLNAVQQFKSRG